From the Prochlorococcus marinus str. AS9601 genome, the window TCCGCCTGATTCTGTAGTTATGTATGAAGAATTAGCCATTAGTTAAATAGTTTAATTGTTAACAAACGTAACATTCTTATTAACTAATGTAAAGAAAAAGGTTAAAAATATGTGTAATTCAGTACTTTTAAGGCAATATTGATACAGATCCGTAACAGTTAGTAATTTATTTTTAAAGTTGAAGCTAATAATTAAAAGATCATGGAGATATGAAAAAGCTTCCTCGGATTTGTTTTTGATTGATCAAAATTAGAGAATGACAGATCCTATTCTCTACTTATCAATGATCCTTGGGCTGGGAGGCGTTTATGTCTTAATTGCCTCCTTCAACGATGATGACGATGACAGTGATGATGATGGTGAAAAGTATTTATTCAATTTCGAATATGTGAAGGCGGGATGAAAGTTTAATAAGTTCTTTAATTCAATTTAATTTTTATCAATCCTTATTTTTATTCCCCAAATATTCTCTTTGTAGTTCATGTAATTGTTGGACGTTTGTTGTTTTAAGTCCTTTTTCAAAAACTTCTTTGGCCTTATCAGCTCCTAATTTGTCATGTACTAATCTTCTTAATCTTGGCAACATTCGACTCTGCAAAGCCATATCTTGCTGTATCCACTCTCTGCCATAAAAATGATATGAGTCATCTATGGGTGGCATTATCTCGCACTCTTTCCTCATAAAAACTTCTAATCTGCAATCTTGGTTGGAGCATACATATTTTGGTTCTGGACAATGATAATAATTGCCACTTTTGTCTCTTACTTTTTTATAGGGTGGCAAACAACAGCCCCTAATATCGTATTTATCTATTTCATCAATAACCTCATTACTTGGATAACCATAAACAACAATTAGAAAATGCCTATTACCGCACTTTGGGCATTTAGCGGGTTTAGCACATCTAATTATTCTTGCTGGTCTGCCTCTTTTCCCCATCACATAAAATCGTTCAACATACGATTCCAGTCAACTACTCCACCATCTTTTTTTGTTTCTTGATCTAGCTTTCGTAATTCTTTTCTTATCTCTTGCATTTCTTTGGAGTATTTATAATCATTCTTTGCATAAGGATCACTGGTGTAGTTTCCAATAGTTTCTCTAGTAAATAGTTCCATATTTTTTCTGATCAAGATTGTCTATTTTTGATTGTTGTGTTTAGTACTAAATCACTTTTCTCATAATACAAATATACTTCTTGCGAACAATTTTTTCATCTGGCAATATTAGTAACCGACTCTTAAATTGGCACATCTAACTTAGATGTTTCCATTAATGGCCAGATAGAAACGAAAGAATAAAAGTCAGGGATTTTCTAATAATTTTTCTTTCGGTTCAGCTGTTAAAAAGCTCCTACACACATACTGATAAACAATGAAAATTATTAAGAGACTCAGGTCGCTGCCGGGCGATTCTCTGGGCGTTATACGCCGCACTCCGCCCCTTGTTTTTGCAATGGCTGTCTTATCTCTCGGAGGATTCATAGGTGCCTCCACGGTCCTTGTGAGAGGGTTCAGAATGGTTGAAAATTCCATCACTGTTACAGGTGCAAGTACCGAAAGTTTCGAAAGTGATATTGCTAAATGGTCCGTTCAGGTAAGGGCTACGGGAAAGACTCAAATCGACTCATTCAACAAACATAAAGAGTCAATGAAAAAGACTATGAATTTCCTTAAAGCCAATGGAATCGAGGATGGTATTAAACAGGAAGTTTATCTTGGACCAGCCAGCATTAAAGAATATGAAACCAAGCATCCCAAAACTAATGAAATTATAAGAACCGAATGGATTACCTATCAGAATATTGAAATCCAGAGTAATGATGTTTATCGAATTCAAAAGACCCACAGCAAGATAACTGAACTTCTTGGAGATGGGGTTTTCGTAAAACCAAGCTCTCCGGAATTCACATATTCAAAGCTTGCTGATAAAAGAGTTGATATGCTCGCAAAGGCAGCAAAGGATGCACGGATAAGAGCCGAGGCTATAGCGCTTCAGGCTGGATCTGAAGTGGGTGGTCTGAAGAAAGTGAATACTGGTGTTTTCCAGATCACAGTTCCAAATTCCACCAGGGTCAGCAGCTGGGGATCTTATGATACAACTACTATCAAGAAAGACATAACTGCCGTTATGGGGGTGACTTTCGCAGTTAAGTAGATACTTAGGGAGTCTGTTTTTTGCCTTTCAGAATCATCAGCAAAGGTAGACCAATAAGCATCAGACTCCCATCAATTAATAAAAAAGTATTCAGATTCATTAATCCATTCCATCGGGAATATCCCAAGTAAGAGGTATTCCTTTTTTAACGGCATCTTTCTCTATCTCATTCATTTCTTTTCTTAGCTTGTTGTAATAGGCCAACTCCTCTGGATCATCAGAACCAAGACCATAATTCATGATCGCTGCAAGATAAATTTTATGCATGCGGTATGACGATAGTGACATTACTGGAGACAATCTCTGTTAAATATATCCGAATTTCAGGTAAAATGCTGACCTCTGATATCTCTGTCATACCAGTCAATTGCGCAACCCCCTCATAATACAAGGGGGGAAGGGGTAAAAGACAAGAAATTTAGACGCTACTACTTACTGGATGTGTATACATCATCATTGTAAGTAGGAGCAAAAAACCATAATCAACCTCTAATAAAACTATATAAGGTACGTGGGTATGTGTGTGAACACATAATGCACGTACTGTATATAGGTACCTATAGGGTGATGGTGAGTATATTGTTTAAAACTGATTGGTTAGATGAGTAGTGAAGTAATGCATAAGGTTAGTGAGCAGAGATCAAGAAATATGTCTGCAATTAAATCGAAGAATACAAAGCCTGAAATTGCTGTAAGAAAACTTCTACATTCAATGGGATATAGATTCAGATTACATAGAAAAGATTTACCAGGTTCTCCTGATATTGTTCTGCCAAAATATAAAACAGTAATTTTTGTACATGGATGTTTCTGGCATAGGCATGAAAATTGTAAGTATGCTTCTACTCCAAAAACAAGAAAAGAATTTTGGGAAAGTAAATTTAAAGCAAACGTAAAAAGAGATAAAGAAATTCAGAAAAAAATAAAAAATATTGGCTGGCAATCTGTCGTTATTTGGGAATGCCAGATAAAAGATGAGCAATTTCTGAATAAATTAATTTCAAATTTTTTATGATGAATAATACCAAAATTTACTTATACTTATTCCAAGACTAATTAAAAAAATTTAAATTATTTGGAATGGAAAAGATTGAAGAATATAAATTTAATAACGATAAATATGAAAGTTCTATAGAAGATTTAAAAAACTATAAAACCCTAAATAATGTTTCCTTAGATGATGCATTTTTAAAATATAAAAATGATTATATAAAATTTTTTGATAGTAAATTTATCATTGAGCTTGAAGCTGCTAAAAAATTTTTAGAGGAAGATGAAATAAAAGCACTTGATTATTCAAAAACACTTTCTTCAAGGAAGCAAGAAAGTTGGTATTTTGGACCAAAAGAAAATCATAAAAATTGGAATTCATATAAAAGCTATCTTTTAAATGTCAAAAATAGAACTAAGGAATCTGTCGAAATTTTGAATAATGAAACAACTGAAGTAGTTAATCAAATTTTGAATCCTTACGCGCCTTCAGGGAAAAAAATTAAAGGATTAGTTTTGGGGTATGTGCAGTCAGGAAAAACTGCAAATATGGCTGGTGTAATAGCAAAGGCAGCAGACTCTGGCTACAAGTTAATAATAGTGCTGGCAGGATTAACAAAAGCTTTAAGAGCCCAGACACAAGCCAGAATTCAAAATGATATTCTTCAGCATAATGATATTCTTTGGCATCCTTTAACTGATAATGAAAATGATATTGAAGAGGGCCTAGATGCTATTCCAATATTTACTAAGAAAACTACTATTTGTATTATTAAAAAAAATGTTCAAATAATTATAAAACTTATTTCCAAGATGAAAAGGATGCCTAAATTAGAGATGCAGGCATCAACATTGATTATTGATGATGAATGTGATCAGGCAAGTCTTAATACAAAAGAATATAAGGATAAAGCTAATGAAATATCAAGTACAAATAAGTTATTAAAACAGCTATTAATTGATTTTAAAAATGTTACTTATGTTGGTTATACCGCAACGCCGAACGCTCCTTTTTTAACACATCCAAAAGCACCTGATGGTCTGCAAAGTCTTTACCCCAGCGATTTCATAACCCCCTTAGAAGAACCAGCTGATTATTTTGGAGTAAATAAGCTATTTGCTAATAATATAACTAATGAAAGTGGAGAAGATCTTAGTTTACCCTTTATTAAAAGAATACCTGATTCTGAACTTGAATCTTTAACTTGTAAAAGAAAAGATCTACCTATTTTTAAACCTTCTTTAACTAATAGTTTAAGAGATGCATGCGACTATTTTTTGTTAGTTCTTTCTGCCAGGTCATTGAGAAATCTTAAAGAAGATCATTGTTGCATGATGATCCATGTTTCAAGAAGTCTAAAGATGCATGAATTATATAGAAACTTAATTTTTGAAGAATGGTTCATCCCAATAAAAATAGGTCTTGAAAATAAAGATAAAGAAATAATTGATAGATTAGAGAATTTATGGAAAATTGAGTCAAAAGCAATTAATTCATCTGTTAGATCAAATTTAAATTGTCCTCTCAAAATTGAGTCTTTTCAGAAAATAGAAAAGAATTTATTAAATGAATTAAATGATCTTTCTATAAATGTTGAAAATTCAGATGAGTCTAATTTTGATGAAAGATTAGAATTTAAAGATAAAAGAGATAAAGACTATAAAACTATTCATTCAATTGTTATTGGAGGAGACGTACTTTCAAGAGGTTTAACAATTGATGGCTTAGTTAGCAGTTTTTTCTTAAGAGAGACTAAACAGGATGATACGCTTATGCAAATGGGAAGATGGTTTGGTTTTAGATATGGTTATGAAGATTTGCCAAGAATATGGATGACATACAAAGTTGAGTTGGATTTTACTAATTTTGTTAGTGGAGAAAACTTTTATAGAGAACAAATTAATTGGATGAATAGCCAAAATCTAACGCCTTCTGATTTTCCTGTTTTAGTTCAAATGTTTGAACAAAGAAATCCCACAAGTAAAGGAAAAATATCCAAAAAAGTCAAAAAATCATCTTGGACATTTTTTGGGAGAGAATTATGGACTTTAAGGTTTAAATTAGATCAACAAATTCATAAAGATAATGAAAAAGCAATCATCAATTTAATCGATGAGTGTGAAAGTAGTACTCAATCCCATTTTGTATATAAAAAAAGGAGGAATGCCCACATAATTAAAGATATAGGTTTTAAAGTTTTACTCAAATTCCTTGATAACTATAATTTTCATTTT encodes:
- a CDS encoding Z1 domain-containing protein, with product MEKIEEYKFNNDKYESSIEDLKNYKTLNNVSLDDAFLKYKNDYIKFFDSKFIIELEAAKKFLEEDEIKALDYSKTLSSRKQESWYFGPKENHKNWNSYKSYLLNVKNRTKESVEILNNETTEVVNQILNPYAPSGKKIKGLVLGYVQSGKTANMAGVIAKAADSGYKLIIVLAGLTKALRAQTQARIQNDILQHNDILWHPLTDNENDIEEGLDAIPIFTKKTTICIIKKNVQIIIKLISKMKRMPKLEMQASTLIIDDECDQASLNTKEYKDKANEISSTNKLLKQLLIDFKNVTYVGYTATPNAPFLTHPKAPDGLQSLYPSDFITPLEEPADYFGVNKLFANNITNESGEDLSLPFIKRIPDSELESLTCKRKDLPIFKPSLTNSLRDACDYFLLVLSARSLRNLKEDHCCMMIHVSRSLKMHELYRNLIFEEWFIPIKIGLENKDKEIIDRLENLWKIESKAINSSVRSNLNCPLKIESFQKIEKNLLNELNDLSINVENSDESNFDERLEFKDKRDKDYKTIHSIVIGGDVLSRGLTIDGLVSSFFLRETKQDDTLMQMGRWFGFRYGYEDLPRIWMTYKVELDFTNFVSGENFYREQINWMNSQNLTPSDFPVLVQMFEQRNPTSKGKISKKVKKSSWTFFGRELWTLRFKLDQQIHKDNEKAIINLIDECESSTQSHFVYKKRRNAHIIKDIGFKVLLKFLDNYNFHFHEDLFNNVKNFINTDLENIDSIFKTWNIAIKGGSYLKRDIGTVLNVKTMNRTKIQNGTSEDDLKIIDIKSLTSPDDLLVDIDQKDINEWDESEEKKKFGKQLRSAAKKCREKYLGPRPLLIIYPISKDSKPDEESTTRFKLFSKTQKEDLGDLDYEPHDIFGIVLAIPTPPNFISNRNSLGLDLNN
- a CDS encoding SIMPL domain-containing protein, with translation MKIIKRLRSLPGDSLGVIRRTPPLVFAMAVLSLGGFIGASTVLVRGFRMVENSITVTGASTESFESDIAKWSVQVRATGKTQIDSFNKHKESMKKTMNFLKANGIEDGIKQEVYLGPASIKEYETKHPKTNEIIRTEWITYQNIEIQSNDVYRIQKTHSKITELLGDGVFVKPSSPEFTYSKLADKRVDMLAKAAKDARIRAEAIALQAGSEVGGLKKVNTGVFQITVPNSTRVSSWGSYDTTTIKKDITAVMGVTFAVK
- a CDS encoding very short patch repair endonuclease is translated as MSSEVMHKVSEQRSRNMSAIKSKNTKPEIAVRKLLHSMGYRFRLHRKDLPGSPDIVLPKYKTVIFVHGCFWHRHENCKYASTPKTRKEFWESKFKANVKRDKEIQKKIKNIGWQSVVIWECQIKDEQFLNKLISNFL